In one uncultured Methanoregula sp. genomic region, the following are encoded:
- the xseA gene encoding exodeoxyribonuclease VII large subunit, translating into MDWFNTPEEPVGGKTAPLRVSELSAIISGLLDDPRLQDIRVRGEITNYKHHGRGHRYFSLSEKGGGSNAAVIKCVMWRSDADRLPFDPEEGMEVVVSGSVTLYAPHGAYQLQVKGMEKAGLGEKYLLVEKWKKELNAEGLFSQDRKRELPAFPQTIGVVTSETGAVIHDIRNVVERRCPVEIIISPTAVQGEGAHREIARAITRVAGRADVVIVARGGGSFEDLFEFNHPDVVRAIAACPVPVVSAIGHEVDVTLADLAADVRAPTPSAAAELVVPDRNVLLLRLQEQNIRLGIALQGRLAWAREEVEGLRDRLRPQRFMQKIAERKQGTADLSERLERAAGTRIGREHLILSELRAALEGRNPRSVLARGYCVAERDGKLLNSTKTLSKDERLILRFYDGSSQVIVERVDHDRNL; encoded by the coding sequence ATGGACTGGTTCAACACCCCGGAGGAACCGGTCGGGGGAAAGACCGCACCCCTGCGGGTCTCCGAGCTTTCGGCAATCATATCGGGTCTCCTGGATGATCCCCGGCTGCAGGACATCCGTGTCCGGGGTGAGATCACCAACTACAAGCACCACGGGAGGGGCCACAGGTACTTCTCCCTGTCGGAGAAAGGCGGGGGCAGTAATGCAGCGGTCATCAAGTGCGTGATGTGGCGTTCGGATGCCGACCGGCTCCCGTTCGATCCGGAAGAGGGCATGGAAGTGGTTGTGTCCGGATCGGTCACCCTCTACGCCCCGCATGGCGCCTACCAGCTGCAGGTAAAAGGGATGGAGAAGGCCGGCCTTGGCGAGAAGTACCTGCTTGTCGAGAAGTGGAAGAAGGAACTGAACGCTGAAGGACTCTTCTCCCAGGATCGCAAGCGGGAACTACCGGCATTCCCGCAAACAATCGGGGTTGTCACATCAGAGACCGGTGCGGTCATTCACGACATCAGGAACGTGGTGGAACGGCGGTGTCCTGTTGAGATAATCATATCACCGACCGCGGTGCAGGGCGAGGGAGCGCACCGTGAAATTGCCCGGGCGATAACGAGAGTTGCAGGCCGGGCCGATGTTGTGATCGTGGCCCGTGGCGGCGGGAGTTTTGAAGATCTCTTCGAGTTCAACCACCCGGATGTTGTCCGGGCCATAGCAGCCTGCCCGGTGCCGGTCGTGAGCGCCATCGGCCACGAGGTGGATGTGACTCTGGCCGATCTCGCGGCGGATGTGCGGGCACCGACTCCTTCAGCGGCAGCCGAACTGGTTGTCCCGGACCGGAATGTCCTTCTCCTCCGGTTGCAGGAGCAGAACATCCGCCTCGGGATTGCCCTTCAGGGACGGCTGGCATGGGCCCGCGAAGAGGTGGAGGGGCTCCGGGACCGGCTCCGCCCGCAACGGTTCATGCAGAAGATCGCGGAGCGGAAGCAGGGTACTGCTGACCTTTCCGAACGGCTTGAACGGGCGGCAGGTACCAGGATCGGGCGGGAACACCTCATTCTCTCCGAATTGAGAGCCGCCCTTGAAGGAAGGAACCCGCGTTCAGTCCTTGCCCGGGGCTACTGTGTTGCGGAAAGGGACGGGAAACTCCTGAATAGTACGAAGACCCTTTCAAAGGATGAGAGACTGATTTTGAGATTTTACGATGGCAGCAGCCAGGTGATCGTGGAGCGTGTGGATCATGACAGAAACCTATGA
- a CDS encoding sugar phosphate isomerase/epimerase has product MVAYSVASMFFHEYTIEEIFSFVSRSGLNALEFWLETPHFWLRDLPVKEVLASKKAHPVLSLLTVHAPILDLNPCSINPEVAEVSLGYALRSIAIAEELGARVLTLHPGRRTAKRPPGSADFVRFDRYIETVRRTALDNSLKISMENMEPAVNSLLCTPERMRELLDAEPWLYFTLDVSHALAKSDEEPLRYIELCHDRLANVHISRVNGKTLHLPLDRSPAMATVMESLKEHSYEGSLTLEIEDLNFGRPLSSDEKIAVLARDRAFMQECME; this is encoded by the coding sequence ATGGTGGCTTACTCTGTTGCAAGCATGTTCTTTCACGAGTACACTATTGAGGAGATCTTCTCGTTTGTTTCCCGGTCCGGTCTCAACGCCCTTGAGTTCTGGCTTGAAACCCCGCATTTCTGGCTCCGCGACTTACCGGTTAAGGAAGTGCTTGCCAGTAAAAAAGCCCACCCCGTGTTGTCGCTCCTGACCGTCCATGCCCCGATCCTCGACCTCAATCCCTGCTCCATCAACCCGGAAGTGGCGGAGGTTTCCCTTGGTTATGCGCTCCGTTCGATTGCCATCGCCGAAGAGCTCGGTGCCCGCGTCCTTACTCTTCACCCGGGACGGCGGACGGCAAAACGACCTCCCGGCAGCGCAGATTTTGTCCGTTTCGACCGGTATATCGAGACTGTCCGCAGGACCGCCCTTGACAATTCCCTGAAGATCAGCATGGAGAACATGGAACCGGCGGTAAATTCCCTGCTCTGCACCCCAGAACGAATGCGGGAGCTTCTCGATGCAGAACCCTGGTTGTATTTCACCCTTGATGTTTCCCATGCCCTTGCAAAGTCTGATGAGGAGCCATTGCGGTATATCGAGCTCTGCCACGACCGGCTCGCAAACGTGCATATCAGCAGGGTGAACGGGAAAACCCTGCACCTGCCGCTTGACCGGAGCCCGGCAATGGCGACCGTCATGGAATCCTTAAAGGAGCATAGCTATGAAGGCAGTCTCACGCTCGAGATCGAGGATCTGAACTTCGGCCGGCCCCTCTCATCGGACGAGAAGATCGCGGTGCTCGCCCGGGACCGTGCCTTCATGCAGGAGTGCATGGAATGA